CGCCGGGTCACGTGGACTTCACCATGGAAGTCGAGCGCTCCCTGCGTGTCCTGGACGGCGCTGTAGCCCTCTTCGACGCCGTGGCTGGTGTGCAGCCGCAGTCCGAAACCGTCTGGCGCCAGGCCGACCGATACAAAGTTCCTCGTATCTGCTTCATCAACAAGATGGATCGCATCGGCGCCAACTTCTTCCGCGCCACCAAGACCATCAAGGATCGCTTGGGCGCCAAGCCCGTGCCCCTGCAGCTGCCTATCGGCGGCGAGGATGAGTTCAAGGGCATCGTTGATCTGGTCATGGGCAAGGCCATCTATTTCGATGACCAGTCCATGGGCAAGGATTACCGCTATGAGGAAATCCCCGCCGACCTGATGGACCAGTACGAAGAGATGCGCCTGGAGCTCGTCGAGGCAATAGCCGAAGAAGACGATACGCTCATGGAGAAGTATCTCGGTGGCGAGACGCTCTCCACGGATGAGATCAAGGCTGGTATCCGCAAGGCCACCATCAACATGTCCATCACGCCGGTTCTGTGCGGCTCGGCCTTCAAGAACAAGGGCGTGCAGCCTCTGCTCGACTGCGTGGTGGAATATCTGCCTTCTCCGCTCGACGTAGCGCAGATGGTGGGCGTGGACCCGGACAAGGGCGATAAGATCGTCTGCAATACCGACGACAATGAGCCCTTGGCCGCTCTGGCCTTTAAGCTTATGACCGACCCTTTTGTTGGTCACCTGACTTTCCTGCGCATTTACTCCGGTCATATTGAGACCGGCATGACCGTGCTCAACGCCAATACCGGCAGGAAGGAGCGCGTCGGCCGTCTGCTCAAGATGCACGCCAACAAGCGTGAGGAAATCAAGGAGTCCTGGGCCGGCGATATCGTTGCCGCCGTGGGCCTCAAGGCAGTCTCCACGGGCGACACGCTGTGCGAGCCCAAGCGCGCTGTAAAGCTGGAGTCCTTGACCATTCCTGATCCGGTCATCGAAGTTGCCATCGAGCCCAAGTCGAAGGCCGACCGCGATGCGCTCTCGGACGCTTTGGCCAAGTTGGCTAGGGAGGATCCGTCCTTCCGCGTGTCCACCGACGAGGAGAGCAATCAGACGCTCATCGCCGGCATGGGCGAACTGCACCTTGAGATCATCGTCGACCGTCTGCTGCGTGAGTTTAGCGTGAACGCCAACGTGGGTGCTCCTCGCGTGGCCTATCGTGAGACCATCACCAAGCCGGTCAAGCAGGACACGAAGTACGCCAAGCAGAGCGGCGGCCGCGGCCAGTACGGCCACGTGGTCATCGAGGTTTCGCCTAACGCCGAAAAGGGCTACGAGTTCGTGGATGCTGTCAAGGGCGGCGTTATTCCCAAGGAATACATTCCGGCCGTAAACAAGGGCATCATCGAAGCTCTCAAGGGCGGTGTTGTCGCCGGCTATCCGATCGTGGACCTCAAGGTTGAGCTGACCTTCGGCTCCTACCATGAAGTCGACTCCTCGGAGCAGGCTTTTTATATCGCGGGTTCAATGGCGGTGAAGGAAGCCATCAGAAAGGCTGACCCGATACTGCTGGAACCCATCATGTCCGTTGAGATCGTAACTCCCGAGGAGTACCTCGGCGATGTCATGGGCGATCTGAACGGGCGTCGCGGCCGTGTGTCCGGCATGGAGGCCACCGGTGGCGCGCAGATCATCCGGTCGTTGGTGCCGCTGTCCGCAATGTTCGGATACGCAACCGATCTCCGCTCCCGCACTCAGGGTCGTGCGACCTTCACCATGCAGTTCGACCATTATGAGCG
This region of Desulfocurvibacter africanus subsp. africanus DSM 2603 genomic DNA includes:
- the fusA gene encoding elongation factor G; translated protein: MARIVPIVKQRNIGIMAHIDAGKTTTTERILFYTGVSHKIGEVHDGQATMDWMVQEQERGITITSAATTCYWKDHRINIIDTPGHVDFTMEVERSLRVLDGAVALFDAVAGVQPQSETVWRQADRYKVPRICFINKMDRIGANFFRATKTIKDRLGAKPVPLQLPIGGEDEFKGIVDLVMGKAIYFDDQSMGKDYRYEEIPADLMDQYEEMRLELVEAIAEEDDTLMEKYLGGETLSTDEIKAGIRKATINMSITPVLCGSAFKNKGVQPLLDCVVEYLPSPLDVAQMVGVDPDKGDKIVCNTDDNEPLAALAFKLMTDPFVGHLTFLRIYSGHIETGMTVLNANTGRKERVGRLLKMHANKREEIKESWAGDIVAAVGLKAVSTGDTLCEPKRAVKLESLTIPDPVIEVAIEPKSKADRDALSDALAKLAREDPSFRVSTDEESNQTLIAGMGELHLEIIVDRLLREFSVNANVGAPRVAYRETITKPVKQDTKYAKQSGGRGQYGHVVIEVSPNAEKGYEFVDAVKGGVIPKEYIPAVNKGIIEALKGGVVAGYPIVDLKVELTFGSYHEVDSSEQAFYIAGSMAVKEAIRKADPILLEPIMSVEIVTPEEYLGDVMGDLNGRRGRVSGMEATGGAQIIRSLVPLSAMFGYATDLRSRTQGRATFTMQFDHYERVPANLAEAIIKKQQ